tatatatatataattgaaataaattagtgtgaATAGCAAAGTAGAAATACAATTACTCAGTGATTCATACGTAGGGAAATCGCGTGAAAAAACtgtataacatatatattttttgaatgtgTTACATTTTTTTGTGGAGAatgagaatatctaaattagtgaaaacaaatctatgattatttttagaagaatcaCCAAATATATTGGAAACAATATATTGAGTATATTTATCAACGgataattagtggaaacaaataaaaataacaaaattttagcaatataaatatccgaaataataacataatttaatattagataaaaaattatttttatcttataaaaaaatataattttcaaaaaattaaaaaataatatccgaaaacaaatctagtacttatttttttaaggagaaacacaaaaccagttgaaacaaattaataaaaaacaaataaacacaaaatttaggagtaataattttagaaaaataaataaataatactccctccgtccacgaaataaactcccagttggggttcggcacggagactaagaaagctgaaaaaggtggtgtaaatgtggtgtaaaagactaaaagggtagtgtttatgtattgttattacttttactaatctttacctagcaatttgataataataataataataataaaaataataataataataataataataataataataataataataataataataataacaacaataaccataaaaaaaataaggataataataataataataataataataataataatagaataataacaataataataataacaataataataataataataataataataataataataataataataacaacaataataacaacaacaataataataataataacaacaacaataataataataataataataataataataataataataataataataataataataataataataaggataataataataataataaggataatataataataaggataataataataataataataataataataataataacattaataataacactaataataataataataataataataataataaggataataataataataatgataataataataataaaataataataataacaatagtaataataatagtaataataataataataataataataattataataacattaataataacaataataattataataataataataataataataataaggataataataataataataataataataataataataataataacaacaagaataataagaataataaatataataaatataataataataataataataataataataataataaggataataataataataataataataataataataataataataataataataaggataatcataataataataataataacaacaagaataataataataataatagtaataataataataataacaataaggataataataataataataataataataataataataataataataataataataataataataacaataacaacaataataacaataataacaacaataataaaaataataataacaacaacaataataataagaataataataataaacaacaacaataacaataaaataataaggttaataataataataataataataataataataataataataataataataataataataataacaagaataataataataataataataataataataataacaataataataataataataataataataataataataataataataataataataataataataataataataataataataataatatttagtttaggggagactaattacataagtaatggtggaataaagtgggcccaatagataaaagtgtagtaaatttaaaagcaaggaagggtataattgtccaaaaagcaaagtaggagtttatttcgtggacaaatatttaagggcaagtaggagtttatttcgtggacggagggagtattaatttagaaaaaaaaatattcggaaacaaatctagaattattataacaagaaacactaaattattggtaacaaatcaataataaaatttaaaaacaagtaaatcaataacaaaaccgaaaaaaaaatatattcgaattatataatttataaatttttctgaaataaaaacataaaaataaggaaacaaagtcTTCAAAAATTAAGGAAACAAAATGGAACATTTTGTGAAAATTAGAAACAAATTAGccggaaaaaaaaggaaagaaaatggacgAAAAATAAGGAAAGAGAATGGACGAAAAAATCAAGGGAGAGGGACTAATTTcagatagagtaaaattttgaagtagccaaaatgaagcataaaacacaatttatggccacacattgaaaaaacacaaattttggccatttttattgatttggacgtttttacccttaatgaggcggaccgggtaggatcaagCACGCGGGTTGCGTGCctggtcgggttaggcacttatggcactattagtgccataagtaccaagattttactttggttttattttggatttccgttgacacttgccaacggaaatccaaaataaaaccaaagtaaaataagcattttgggcacttatggcactaatagtgccatacgtgcagcacaaatacagaaacaacaacatcatttaaatcctaaatggaacatctaaaccctaaatggataatctaaacctcaaatggataatctaaagaTTCTAAACCCTaataaatggaatatctaaaccctagggggaagtgtgcacttatggcactaatagtgccataagtgccatacgtacAGCACACAGATTAGATCAGATCTgtcatggctgaaatcgaaggaggcggagatcagatctgccgatggaggaggcggcgcaacgctcagatcagatccactgccgccgcctcatcagaccagatctgccgccaccgcgctggagagagagagagggagatgagaaagagagaggagagagcggcagccgttggagagagagggagagagagagagaggatctcctccaccaccgccgcgagagctccgacgaattctccaagctcggcaccgctgccgcgcagccgctggagagagagagagagggagatgagaaagagataTGAGCCGCTGGAGCAGAGAGAgtgagatgagaaagagagaggagccgctggagagagagaaagggagatgagaaagagagaggagagagaaagaagggtagaatagtcatgacatacaaaaaatggccaaaatttatgttttttcaaatggtggacaaaatttgatattgtatgttgaatagggccattcggccctattgtttctttcagatatatatacatGGAAAAAATTAAGGGATAAAACAGTAAAACCAATAAACTCCTAAAACCGGCCCACTCTCTACTCACCAAAAAAACCGATTTTTTGCCAGGTGTTCAGTACACCTGGTGTCCGTTTATCACTACTCGTGTAACAAATGGAGTACATCGTTAACGTTTAGAGTAAAGAGGAAATAcattattaactttatattttGTGCAACTAAATCTGTAAATACATACTACTattaaacttatttattttcactTGTAAACATTGAGGATGTATTTAGTTGATACTTaatgtagacaattaaattgtcgtcgaattaaatcgtgccacgtataaattcatgaattaaatattcaattatattttctattttattaaatgggattttattcctaattaaatagatatatatgattaatatttaatataatgaattaatgggcttattggccacCTAAGGCCCAAGGCCCATAcatggaggcccaaagcccataaagcccatgaagcccatctctaaaatctataaatagaggtgttggggtgctcattatcaCAACGTGAAGGAACGGAAGATCGAAGAGtataaagaattctctctagtatcacaagtagaagaggCGGAGAATTagagagttcaagtattcttccaagtattcaagtatcttgaagaattctatctaacgttcaagtctccttcaaatcttcaatcgtttgagtattcaaatcttcaagtatccttcgaatcttcaagtatttgagcattcaaatcttcaagtatccttcgaatcttcaagtattcaagtatcttcaaatcttcgagTATTTCTTCAAATGTTCAAGCATTCCTGCGAatctttgaagtgatcttcaagtatccaaagaaatcaagttcaaaagcttcaaggcgttcttacaaattctaaggacgttcttcaaatcaaatcaaatcaagttcgaaagcttcaaggcgttcttacaaaattctaaggacgttcttctcaaatcaaatcaagttcaacgttcaatccaaaatcacgacttaagtcctttggattggcgtcaccaaaacaagtatttcaagaaccttcgagcttgttcaagaatcaaatggaagagaagaatcagaggattaactagagattgcaaccgcATAAATCTATtctcaaatctatcaaattatctttgtaacgcgttttgtattttatcaaattgaaatacaaaaaaatttgtgtttacactTAACATTTCAAATTTTATCATCTTTGTGTCATTAACGGTTTACCCCATCTAGCAAGGAATTTATAGACGGGGCATTTGGTTTTCCATTTGCATCATCAAATGAATTAGGAATCTCGAcaataatagtaaaataatttttttcgcATAGTCAAACCTTCTGATAGTTTGCAATTAAGATTATCCCTGATTTTAACCGATTATCCCTGATTTTAACCGATTTCTCAAGATTTCGATTTCAAACAAATTTTCATCGTTTAGACTCGATATCAAATGTTAGGTTTTTAACAGACTTAAAGAGAGAAACattttaacataaacaaatttATCGAATTTCGCAAATATTAGATGCCGTTGTCAAATATGTTGCTTCTTTCGAAAGTTGGCCCAGATTTTCAAACAGAAAAACAATTTCAAAAACAAATTTCACTAAGAAGGATGGAGCTGTCGAGATAGTTACCTAGCAAAAGTCATTATTGAAAATGTTTGAAAAAAGTGTCAAAACTGTAAAAATGAGTCGAAAGTAGCGATATGTGATAGAGCATTGAGTCAGAGAGAATACAGTGCTCAAACGTGCAGTGCACGTGATGGATAGCAAGCTATACATATGTGGGTGGAAGTGGAACTCATGCTGCAAGAAGCTTCTGGATGTCCTTCTGTGGAAAAAGAGCATAAATGGATTAACGCCAAGTTTTGTTACAACTTCATATGGATTATAGAGGGAATATTTCTCATTTTCTTGATTATCTTCTAGGCTCTTTGATAGTAAATTTACTATAGAGTTGATGCGATCCTTTAGTTTTCATAAGAATAAACACAAACGAGCTGAaagaatatactccctccatcccaatttAAATAATGCACTTCTTTtaggcacgagatttaaggagagTAAGATTGTAgtataaaagtgtgtaaatgtgtgtggggccatattgtttgtagtgtaaaattattatcaaaaatagaAACGCACCATTTTAGTTGGGACGGCTAAAAAAGGAATATGCATCAtttaagttgggacggagggagtaactttgTTTTGGACTCGAGCTCGAAAACATTGGTCTTAGACATTAACCACTCTACCGCTaagccaacacacgcacacaacagATGATATTTGTTTGTGTAGGAAGTTTTACCTCTATTTGGAATGGGGAGGTTGTTGGTGGATATCTTTCGACTACTTTGCCATTTTTGTCCACCAGGAACTTCTCAAAATTCCATTTAACTAAATCACCTAGAAATCCTCCAGCGCTGGATTTCAAATATTGATAAACCGGAGCTGTATTTGGTCCATTAACATCAACCTGCACAAACTAAACTTTAGAAATCCATTCCACAATTAATATTCTGCTCAAACAGTACCAAGAGGGGGGGAACCTACCTTATCGAAAATTGGGAATTCTGCTTTAAATCGTGTACAAGCAAAATTCTTAATGTCCTCATTCGATCCTGGCTCTTGGGCCCCAAACTGATTACAAGGGAAGGCCAAAATTTCGAGTCCTGCATCATCATACATATGTTGGCAAATTGACCTCACATAATCCTCTATCGGAAAAGCTTTAGATATATTTGAAATATTAGTGTGATGCTgatcaatggagatatgatcTCACCTTGAGTTTTGTACTTTTCGTATATATGAGAAAGCTCAGTATAATTTGATGACGTCAAACCACTGAATCCAAAACAATCAACCACGATCAGTTGGCATGCATTCAACAAAAATTTTCATCTTAGAGATACAAGTCAGATTTGTAAGCATATTTGATAATCATACAAGTAAATTAGAGGGAGAAGATATTACCATCTTGAAGCAACATTTACTATTAAGAGTACTTTTCCTTTGAATTTGCTAAGTGCAACATCCTTCCCATCGATATCCTGTTTTCAGTGAGATCAGTTTGTGATTACTTTTAGCCCTATTATCTCTAATATGAGCAAAAATATTGTAGACATAAATGCCGATTGCCGTCAATCATCTATCTAACTGGAAAATTGCATAATAAGACTTCAAATGCTGCAAATTTGTCAAGTGAGGTATAGAGTCCGAATGAGATTGATACTAAGCAACAGTATATCATTTCTTTACTTTGACATGATTTCAGAAAGGAAGTTATGAATGTTTAAGATTTAACGATTCAAAGTTATTCATCGAAAGCCTGAATAAAATGGATTAGGTTCGATTTTGAAGTGCCACGAGGTTAATCCTCCTAGTCACAAATCACTAATATTTTCAACAGCAGAGAAGTACGAACAACTCCTTGTGCTAAACGCCTAATTCACTAGACAAAGGAATGGAAAACCAAAAGAAGCTAAATATCGTTACCCCATGAATTGAAGATCAATGAAAATTTAGATAACTTGTACACTTGAATACAAAGACTAGGGAACAGTTTCAACTACAAGTCTACAACATTCGAGCTGAATAAAAACTAAGAATCAACTTCGACAAATAAGTAGAAAATAGTAGGCAAAAAATCAGGCCAATCAAACACTGAATTTAGCTAATCAATGCTATTTCTAAGCACTTAATTGGCAAGAAACACTACGTCAATAAACTTCAATTTCATATTCTACTTCGTTTTAACTGTTCACTTCCTGAAATCTCATGTCAGCGTTTCCTTCATAATTCAACACCAATCAAACATAACTAAACTCAAAACCACAACTGAAATaagtaaaaaaagaaacaagtgtgcttgtgcgtgtgtgtgtgtgtgaggaagagggagataGAGAGGGGTAATAAGTTACCTTGACACTGAAATCATGAATGGTCTTCCCCGTAGCAGCTCTGGCGTAAACAGAGGCGAACGATCGGGATTTGAAAGAGAAGCCAGATAGAATCGGGGATAAAACGGGGAAGCCATCTCGAAGAAACGTGGATTTCGAAGAGCTGAGACTCGACCAATTCGACGATTCGAGAAACGCCAGCACGGAATTGGAGGGGAGGTGCTGTTTATTGAGAGCTAAACTCTGCAGCGGCGCTGAGAAGACTGAAGAGAAGGACATGGAAGCCATTGGCGAGGCCGGAACACGCTGAGTGTGTGGATTTTGGACGCAGTAGTTTGGTAACAGAAATGTGGGTCTCGTGGACGTGGTGGATCGGATGTCTCGTGTTTCCTTGTTTGTTTGGAATGGGAATACAACTGCCACGTGTTCCATTAATCAGCACACTCTCTCCCCCTATCCAAACTACCTACTTATAGTGaaggaccacattgagtaagtagtgaTGCATTGGGATTACTTGAtagcttatttattttttttaattttaatttttatgcttttcatttaaaataattttactcaaatttaaataacatatttttctaatagttaaaaacgcaattaaactaaaacatcattaaaaattacataaaaaataaaaacacctaaaacatcattaaaaattacataaaaattaaaaacacctaaaacatcattaaaattacataattaaaatcctagtctagaccacgacgcttgagcacgtcggcgaccatggacgcgtgcaatgcccttTGTGCGTTGTATCCGTGTtgaggagctgcatatcgagctcacTCTTCTTGATATCGTTCCTCCTGgtgtactgggcggtgaatgccctcatctatTGGTCTgacctgtccaacctctccactatttcgGGTGGAGGCTCTGAGCTCATCTGCAACGCCGACGcattccccttccccttcgccgTCTTCGCCgtcgccttcgccgccttgttgccaatgggccgggaaGAGGAGATCTCCTctcccgacgccgaggtggtaaaaccgccctcttccgtagtctttgtcctcttggaggcatgcacgtctccggcgaggtacatcgacttgaacttcgAATTATTCCGGAGAACTTTCCACGCGTTCCAAAAGTTGAATGCGGCCTTttgtgggcttcgagccttgaagaCGATTTGTGCCTTGTCACGGAGCATATCAtcagaatggccggaaggccaaTTGTTGcacgtctccacccaaatagcttcccagagacgcacatccgcgctcactcgGGCCCAGTGGCCTTGAATTTGCCGGATTTTAAGCTCGACACCGATGATGGGGTTGACACGGTCGCGGATCCGTCCCCAATACGCCTTCCCCGtttgatccgtcccacggatggcgtcgttcgtctcctccgcccaaacttggacgatgagatccgtatgctcgggaagATAAGTATGACGGAGCCTTTATTCCGTCGCTGgcttgtcgtgcttgattttgtgGGCGATTTCCTTCCTTCAGCCGCCTTTCTTTGGTTTGGAGGCACTTTCCTCGGCACTTGCTGGGGCATCCTCGGCACTTGTTGgggtctcctccaagttgattccccccatatcggggtgataatcggcggagagatcggggcaccaattaggatcatagtaagggttgtgtggatccatgaaaaGGAAAGATGAAGAAATAAGATGAAGGAAATTGTAAAGGAAGAAAGAAAATTGTAGAGGAAGAAAATGTGATGAGAAATGGAAGAGAAgggtttttaaagaggagaaggaaaaaaaaattgaacggtCAAGGACCAAATTCCAAGAAAATACAAcagccatttttttttcaaaattcaaaatttgttattttttttttatttttttttttatttaaggcgcgtgcattgcacccGCCATATCTCTCTCCCCCTTCGTGTATACTCGAGTCTTCGAGCAGGCCTCCAGTAAGGTCACCCtgcaacgccttactcgagtaaggcgatcgagtagagcgttgcgggtgctctaaGGACCTCCACTATGGGGAGGTTCCTTGTCCATGTGgcaattagggatggcaatgggccggatctggactggatcctgcttggtccagatccagattcatatttttttacttagatcCATAtcaggtccagatccattggatccaaaaaattaggatccagacccagatccattagatCGTCCAGACCCGAAtccatattattttcttttctaaaataattGTGACTAAAATTAACATTTCGAATAAGCAATACTTAAATATATTTCCTACATCAAATTACTTTTAACTATCTTCTAATTGTCAATTGTAAGATCAGCTTGTTTACTTCCATGATTACTAGTTTACTACTCTCTCCTAGGTTTACTCTAGCCACAGGTGCTAAAGTGCATAAACATGTTTCGTGCTTAGTTTCACTTGCAATTAGAACTATCAATTCATCTGTATATATATTGCGTTTTCATCAAATAGATACATTTTACTTATCAAAACaataaacaagaaaagaaaaaaaaatataaaaatgagctTAGGGAtggagaattaaaaataaaaatattatatatttaaatataactgGGTCCATGGAgcggatttggaccggatctgggttttATATCAACTACTCCAGATCCGAATCCA
The genomic region above belongs to Salvia miltiorrhiza cultivar Shanhuang (shh) chromosome 5, IMPLAD_Smil_shh, whole genome shotgun sequence and contains:
- the LOC131024864 gene encoding probable phospholipid hydroperoxide glutathione peroxidase translates to MEHVAVVFPFQTNKETRDIRSTTSTRPTFLLPNYCVQNPHTQRVPASPMASMSFSSVFSAPLQSLALNKQHLPSNSVLAFLESSNWSSLSSSKSTFLRDGFPVLSPILSGFSFKSRSFASVYARAATGKTIHDFSVKDIDGKDVALSKFKGKVLLIVNVASRCGLTSSNYTELSHIYEKYKTQGLEILAFPCNQFGAQEPGSNEDIKNFACTRFKAEFPIFDKVDVNGPNTAPVYQYLKSSAGGFLGDLVKWNFEKFLVDKNGKVVERYPPTTSPFQIEKDIQKLLAA